Within Lagopus muta isolate bLagMut1 chromosome 1, bLagMut1 primary, whole genome shotgun sequence, the genomic segment tgtccctgctggccacccctcttctgatggaccccaggtttgcatttgctttctgagctgcaggagcacattgctggctcatgttcaggtCTTCATNNNNNNNNNNNNNNNNNNNNNNNNNNNNNNNNNNNNNNNNNNNNNNNNNNNNNNNNNNNNNNNNNNNNNNNNNNNNNNNNNNNNNNNNNNNNNNNNNNNNNNNNNNNNNNNNNNNNNNNNNNNNNNNNNNNNNNNNNNNNNNNNNNNNNNNNNNNNNNNNNNNNNNNNNNNNNNNNNNNNNNNNNNNNNNNNNNNNNNNNNNNNNNNNNNNNNNNNNNNNNNNNNNNNNNNNNNNNNNNNNNNNNNNNNNNNNNNNNNNNNNNNNNNNNNNNNNNNNNNNNNNNNNNNNNNNNNNNNNNNNNNNNNNNNNNNNNNNNNNNNNNNNNNNNNNNNNNNNNNNNNNNNNNNNNNNNNNNNNNNNNNNNNNNNNNNNNNNNNNNNNNNNNNNNNNNNNNNNNNNNNNNNNNNNNNNNNNNNNNNNNNNNNNNNNNNNNNNNNNNNNNNNNNNNNNNNNNNNNNNNNNNNNNNNNNNNNNNNNNNNNNNNNNNNNNNNNNNNNNNGAaatttttggctcaaagcttgcttcctgaggtttttcttgtgataagactctgaatgatCTGTTCGAGGAGGCAAGCGATCGGTGGTGTGTTGGCCATCTACATCAATGTGTGAGCGAGTTGAGAGTACATCTTTGTGAGGCGTGGTTTGCCTCGGAAGACAGTGCTTCAGGAATGTTTACTGGCAAAAGTATCTAGCCGCGACCAAAGATCTCCTGTTTTGCTATGGAAGACTGGGGACAAAGCCATTGTAgtcctgtgaaggcaagatgaCAGTTGGCACCTCCTGCTCCCTCTTacctgctggcaaggccaggaggATAGGAACAAAGcagtttcctgctgagatcccagagccagaagctgcccaCTCcgaggagagctgactcaaaccactttggatttgagccgtcactccaaagacagctgactcgaccactttgaaagcattgaaaaggggccatcatcgcccATGGTCGTTGTCGTGGTTCTCGCCCTTGTGGTTGtcatcaacagaacaatgcCCGACGACCCCACCACTACcgaagatcaaagactgaactaccAACCACGCTGGactccatggtggtgactatctccctcttgcttcctataaagactccttgcttcttcttttctatcttttctatcgccctccttcccttccccattaccctaattcataatagtgtccgtcctccccttccccatttccctaatcttcatttgtaataaactggtcgaaccaacatttgaaccgttgtttcttaatctcacgccgggtatacaggtattaaaagaacctcctctccctcctataaattggagcgagacagggagctgggctttttcATGCTGGGgatgagaaggctgagaggacACGTCACTGCAGCCTTCTTGTGTTTCAACTAGGATTATAAAAATGAGTGGCGTCATTTTTTTTGCTCAGGTagatagtgatgggacaagaggGAAGGGATTAAAGCTCagagagggaagattgaggttggatgtcagtgggaagttctttactatgggagtggtgaagtgctgtaacaggctgcccagagaggttgtggatgccccgtccatccctggaggtgttcaaggccaggttggatgcggccctgggcaatctggtattaaatgggggAGGTTTGTGGCCGCGCCTGTGCCGGGGCGGTTGGAGCctcgtgatccttgaggtcccttccaacccgggccattctgtaattctgtgaaacagTCATAGCCCTCCTGTTTGTACACTTCTTTCAAATACCcgaaggccacagtgaggtctccccaggaGCGCAAAGGGCACCTGGGAAGGTGGCACAGGCTGCGAGGCAAACTGCTTGTTGCCCTGAGCAGGCACTCGTTTCCATCCCTCGCAGTCCCTGAGGTCCCCTCCTCATGTCTGCCTGCTGGAAGGTAGACGATCCACTGCTTCTTGTAGAGCGTCTCCCGGAGCCTTTCCTGCGAGGACGGCGGAGTGCGACTCCACCAATCTATATCCCTCACACAATCCCAGAGGCTCCCCAACCCCTCCACCTTTCGCTCCGTGTGATCATCATCCACGTGTTCACACGGCGCACAGGCGGTATCTCCGTTGCCCTTGCGTAGCAGTGACAGTGTCAGACGCTCTTTGCAGCCTGAGACCTGAACCGCTGCGTGGACGTATGTGCTGAGTCACCACGTTCCTTCTTGCAACAGCTCCCTGCAGCGTGGGGACTATGGCTGCACCTTGGTGCTGTAGAGGAGGAACAGGCTGTGAAGTGATTGCTCTTCTCCAGCGTGACCAGGTGCCACGGGCAGTGCTAACTCTGTGCCTGCACTGACTGCTGTGTCACAGCCTTCTGACGTGCCACGCTGGTTTTGCCCACCCAGTTTGCTGGGAAGGTGCTGAGGAGGACAAAACCCTGTGATCCCAGCACCTAAGGCGGCCCACCTCAGGACAAGCAGAGAAGAAGAAGCGGACAAAGAAATGTGTGGGGGATGGTTGGGTTTATTGTGTTGACACCAGGGGCTAGAGCCAGCACACGGTGTTGGCACACGGCTGTTTCCGTGCCATAGTTTGGGGGGCTGAGTGTGAGGGCAGGATGCTGTCTTTGACTTTGCACTCAGAAGTGACTTCCCGCCGGGGATACCCTCGCTGTTGGAATGGCTTTCCACGTCATCATTTTTCTGGCTGACCGTGGGGGGATGTTGGCTTTATGTTGTCCCCAGGAGCGGTAACTTCATGCCTGGGATAGCCCCTGCTGCTGAAACTGCTGACTGGAGGGGAAATGCTGGCTTTGATGTTGGACCCGGCAGTCACTTCATGCCTGGAATAGCCCCCGCTGTTGGCATTGTCTCCTGCAGCTTCCTCAGGGCCGGCTGTGGACACCTGGGACTCGATGTGCCACTGAGGAACGGTTTCACATGCGGGCCTCCCCTGGCTGCCCAGGCCGTTCCCCAGGGTGTGAATACAGGGGAGCACTCAAGGACCTCCGTGTCACCGGCCTGGTGGTGTTCTGGGCACTGTCCTGAGCAGCTGGAGGTGGTGTTCGCCTGCTGCCCTGAGGCCTTCTGGTCCGGCTCTGGGAACCTGCGGCCCGACCTTGCAGCGGGGAGCGGCTTCGTGTCCGGCTTGTTCCCCGCTGCCTGGAACGCCTTCTGCGTGCAGCCACTGTGGCTGCTCTGGAGGATCGCGATGAGCCCCGTCTGGTGGCTGGCCGTGAGCTGCTTTCAGCTCTTGGGGCTGCCGTGCGTCTGCTGCCACGGTGTGCTCGGTGCAGCTCAGATGCATCCTGATGGTCAGGAGAATGTGGGTGGATCGTCCCCTGTTCGGTCCCCAGCTCACTGGTCTGACTGCTGAGCTCTGGcggctgggagctgtgtgatGGCCCCGATGCTGCCTGGCTGGTGGGACCGGACCTGCTGTCCTCTGGTTCCTGGGGGCCGTGGGATGGTTGCAGGCCCtcctggctggcagtgctgggcccagCACGCTCCGGGATGGTGCTGGCGGCTGTAAGGGGAGGCGGGAAGGTCAGCAGGATGGAGCTGTAGCCCTGGGTAGGGACAGGTCGCCATCCCTCCTGGGGCAGAGAGACTCTGGCAAAGCTGCCCTGAGCACCTGCTGCCAGGCCTTGCCTGGCCCCAGCGCGGTGCCACGCGGCTGATTGCCTCTTACCGGTACCCAGGCCAGCACAGCTGTCGCACTCCCACATGGCTGTTGTGTTGCTCAAGCGGGAGCACTGTCGGTGAGTGCCCTCAGCAgcgcaggagctgcacaggatCAGCTGCCAGGGCCTGGGGGAAGCAAAGGGGTTGTGGCTGTGAGGACCAAGTGAGCAAGCAAGGGAGTCCCTGGCACAGCACACCTCCGGCGCTCCGCCCTTGCTCCCCCAGCCTGTGCTGAGGCTGAGATCCCCCGTGGAGCCTCAGCGAGCTGCTGTGGTAACTCACCCCCTTCTGTCTGCCTGCTGTCTGCCTCCAGGGTAAAGGCACCTCCTGGCATCGCAGCGCTGGTGCCTCTGGAGGAGGGATTCAAAGGAATCATCGTCGTCCCATGTTGGTCTTCTacaagagaagggagggaaactGATAAGCCCCCAGTGTCCCCCAGCATCAGGTCTAAGGTTATCCCATCTCATCCACCCCAATGCCATTTTTAGCTTCTTCATGAAGCTGAGGCTTCATGAGACAGCAAAGGGCCAGGCCTGCCGAGACAGTGCCTGGGCAGGCCCGGCGCTTGCACCTTCTCATCTGCGTGCTATGACAGGAGGACACCAACCTGGCTGGGATTCGGATTCCCATGGTAGACATTACGGCACAGAATACTGCGTCGTCTCTGCAATTGGGGCACCGGAAGCACGTCGTGCCCGCATTCAATGCCTGtttctgcaggagaagcacAAGCAGGGTGAGCGTGAGCAGTGCCTGGTGTTGCTGGGCACTAAGCATGCCTGCAGGGTGAGGAGAGGGCTCCCACCTGAACGCAACCCCGATGGAACCAGGCACGTGTGCACATGGGGCACACCATGGTGTGGTAGGACAAGCTGTCCCCCACGGTCTCCTGGCAGATGATGCAGATGGTGTCTTCTGCTGGAGTTGTCACCCCTGTCTGTTGAGGGCGGTGCTCCCCACAGAAGGACCTGAGGGAAGACGGAAGGGATGGGTGGGCACagtgagaagtgctgtgaggacggggaaggagcagggaggagccCCAGGCCCTGGCTctggcaggctgctgggaggcgACCTTGTGGGTTCCTCCCCGGCTTGGCTGCTGCGGGCAGCCCTTACCTGTGCTCTCCAAAATGCTGTGTGATGCATCCTCCGTCTGCAGCGCAGGGCAGATGGAAGCTGCGTGCACAGCCGCTCTCTGCACACGTGATGGCAGCCCCCCTCTCGCCGCAGACACAGCATTgctggaaaaagcagaacagccccatcAGCAGCAGGCACGGGACCTCCACAGCCGGCCGCGCACC encodes:
- the LOC125687899 gene encoding PHD finger protein 7-like is translated as MSTMGIRIPARRPTWDDDDSFESLLQRHQRCDARRCLYPGGRQQADRRGPWQLILCSSCAAEGTHRQCSRLSNTTAMWECDSCAGLGTAASTIPERAGPSTASQEGLQPSHGPQEPEDSRSGPTSQAASGPSHSSQPPELSSQTSELGTEQGTIHPHSPDHQDASELHRAHRGSRRTAAPRAESSSRPATRRGSSRSSRAATVAARRRRSRQRGTSRTRSRSPLQGRAAGSQSRTRRPQGSRRTPPPAAQDSAQNTTRPVTRRSLSAPLYSHPGERPGQPGEARM